A genomic stretch from Solanum stenotomum isolate F172 chromosome 8, ASM1918654v1, whole genome shotgun sequence includes:
- the LOC125873212 gene encoding 60S acidic ribosomal protein P2-like, producing MKVIAAYLLAVLGGNTCPTEKDLKKILASVGAEADDDRIQLLLSQVEGKDITELIAAGREKLASVPAGGGAACAVAAPGGGGAAAPAAAEKEEKKVEEKEESDDDMGFSLFD from the exons atgaaggtTATCGCCGCTTACTTGTTGGCCGTCTTGGGTGGCAACACCTGCCCTACAGAGAAGGATTTGAAGAAAATCCTTGCATCTG TTGGAGCTGAGGCTGATGATGATAGGATTCAACTTCTTCTCTCTCAAGTTGAGGGCAAAGATATCACTGAGTTGATTGCTGCCGGCAGAGAAAAGTTGGCTTCAGTACCTGCTGGTGGAGGTGCTGCTTGTGCAGTTGCTGCACCTGGTGGTGGCGGTGCTGCTGCACCTGCTGCTGCggagaaggaagaaaagaaagttgaagaaaaagaggagtCAGATGATGACATGGGCTTCAGTCTTTTTGATTAG
- the LOC125873205 gene encoding cytochrome P450 94C1-like, which yields MATILFFLILAISILVLSILFFLSRLKPYCECEICKGYLNSTWSLEFKNLCDWYSYLLKKSASGTIHVHVLGNVITANPNNVEYMLKTNFDNFPKGKQFSTILGDLLGRGIFAVDGEMWKFQRKMACLELGSVSIRSYAFDIVSDEIRNRLIPLLKSNIHTVLDLQDVLRRFSFDSICKFSFGMDPGCLKLSLPDSDLQESFDLASKLSAERAMTVSPLVWKIKRGLNIGSEKKLKEAIKKVDILAEEVIIQKRKNDFSSQNDLLSRFMRNMDDDKLLRDIIVSFLLAGRDTVASGLTTFFWLLAQHPRVIDEIRAESSRVMVGREKETLASFEEIREMHYLTAAIHESIRLFPPVQFDSKFCQEDDTLPDGTFVAKRTRVTYHPYAMGRMEGIWGKNCLEFKPERWLEDGVFKAQCPFKYPVFQGGVRVCLGKDLSIVEMKSVALALIRQFDFQVHVATKEQAPKFMPGLTATVRGGLPIMVQERREQ from the coding sequence ATGGCtactattctttttttcttgattttggctATTTCTATACTTGTGTTATcaattctcttttttctttctagaCTTAAACCTTATTGTGAGTGTGAGATTTGCAAAGGCTATTTGAACTCTACATGGTCTTTAGAGTTCAAAAATCTTTGTGATTGGTACTCTTATCTACTCAAAAAGTCAGCAAGTGGTACAATTCATGTACACGTTCTTGGAAATGTCATTACAGCAAATCCAAACAACGTTGAATACATGCTCAAAACAAATTTCGATAATTTCCCTAAAGGGAAACAATTTTCTACGATCCTCGGCGATTTATTAGGCCGAGGAATTTTCGCCGTAGACGGCGAAATGTGGAAGTTTCAACGGAAGATGGCATGTTTAGAACTCGGAAGCGTATCGATACGTTCGTACGCTTTCGATATCGTGAGTGACGAAATTAGAAACCGGTTGATTCCGCTTTTGAAAAGTAACATCCACACCGTTTTGGACTTACAAGATGTTTTACGACGTTTTTCTTTTGATAGtatttgtaaattttcttttgGTATGGATCCTGGttgtttaaaattatcattaccAGATTCAGATCTTCAAGAGTCATTTGATTTAGCTTCGAAATTGTCAGCTGAAAGAGCTATGACAGTTTCACCTTTAGTTTGGAAAATTAAAAGAGGTTTGAATATTGGATCAGAAAAGAAGCTAAAAGAAGCAATTAAAAAAGTTGATATTCTTGCTGAAGAGGTAATAattcagaaaagaaaaaacgATTTTTCTTCCCAAAATGACCTTTTGTCTAGGTTCATGAGGAATATGGATGATGATAAACTCCTTAGGGACATTATCGTCAGTTTTCTTTTAGCAGGAAGAGACACAGTTGCTTCCGGACTGACTACTTTTTTTTGGCTACTAGCACAACATCCACGTGTCATTGATGAAATTCGAGCTGAGTCGAGTCGAGTCATGGTAGGAAGAGAAAAGGAAACTCTAGCTAGTTTTGAAGAAATTCGGGAAATGCATTATTTGACTGCGGCTATACATGAGAGTATTAGGTTATTTCCACCGGTTCAATTTGATTCCAAGTTTTGTCAAGAAGACGATACTCTCCCTGATGGTACGTTTGTGGCTAAAAGGACAAGGGTGACATATCATCCATATGCAATGGGGAGGATGGAGGGTATTTGGGGTAAAAATTGTCTCGAATTCAAGCCAGAAAGATGGTTGGAAGACGGAGTTTTTAAGGCACAATGTCCTTTTAAATACCCGGTTTTTCAAGGTGGGGTTAGAGTTTGTTTGGGTAAAGATTTATCTATTGTGGAGATGAAGAGTGTTGCTTTGGCTTTGATTAGGCAATTTGACTTTCAAGTTCACGTGGCTACTAAAGAGCAGGCACCAAAGTTCATGCCGGGATTGACAGCCACAGTGAGAGGCGGACTTCCCATCATGGTTCAAGAAAGACGAGAACAATAG